In Halovulum dunhuangense, one genomic interval encodes:
- the clpA gene encoding ATP-dependent Clp protease ATP-binding subunit ClpA has product MPSFSTTLETAIHNALGLANERRHELATLEHLLLALIDEPDAARVMKACSVNLDELRQTLTKFLDEELDSLVSDIDGSEAAPTTGFQRVIQRAAIHVQSSGRQEVTGANVLVAIFAERESHAAYFLQEQDMTRYDAVNFISHGVAKDPSYGESRPVTGADEGQAQSEQPGPQEKQEETALQKYCVDLNTKSRKGDVDPLIGRDQEVERCIQVLCRRRKNNPLLVGDPGVGKTAIAEGLAHKIVHGEVPKVLAKTTIFSLDMGALLAGTRYRGDFEERLKAVMKELEEHPDAVLFIDEIHTVIGAGATSGGAMDASNLLKPALQGGKLRCMGSTTYKEFRQHFEKDRALSRRFQKIDVNEPSVDDAIKILRGLKPYFEEHHDIRYTNDAIKSAVDLSARYIHDRKLPDKAIDVIDEAGAAQMLLPESKRRRTIGAKDIEAVVAKIARIPAKSVSKDDAAVLKDLEKNLKRVVFGQDAAIEALSSAIKLARAGLREPEKPIGNYLFAGPTGVGKTEVAKQLAAVMGIHFVRFDMSEYMEKHSVSRLIGAPPGYVGFDQGGLLTDTVDQNPHCVLLLDEIEKAHPDVYNILLQVMDHGKLTDHNGRTTDFRNVVLIMTSNAGAAELAKNAMGFGRSGREGEDMAVIERQFTPEFRNRLDAIISFGPLPKEVIMQVVEKFVLQLEAQLMDRNVAIELTPAAAEWLGERGYDEKMGARPLARVIQENIKKPLAEELLFGRLSKGGLVRVSAKDDKIDLQIQEPGKPQLPSRKPPLLTAE; this is encoded by the coding sequence ATGCCATCATTCTCGACCACACTGGAGACCGCGATCCATAACGCTCTTGGCCTGGCCAACGAGCGACGGCACGAGCTTGCGACCCTCGAGCATCTGCTGCTCGCGCTGATCGACGAGCCGGACGCCGCGCGGGTCATGAAGGCATGCAGCGTCAACCTGGACGAGCTGCGCCAGACGCTGACGAAGTTCCTGGACGAGGAACTGGACAGCCTTGTCTCGGACATCGACGGCTCCGAGGCGGCGCCGACCACCGGCTTCCAGCGGGTGATCCAGCGCGCAGCGATCCACGTCCAGAGTTCCGGCCGCCAGGAAGTGACGGGCGCAAACGTGCTGGTCGCGATCTTTGCCGAGCGCGAAAGCCACGCCGCCTATTTCCTGCAGGAGCAGGACATGACCCGCTACGACGCGGTCAACTTCATCAGCCACGGCGTCGCCAAGGACCCGAGCTATGGCGAAAGCCGCCCGGTCACCGGCGCGGACGAGGGGCAGGCGCAATCGGAACAGCCCGGACCGCAGGAAAAGCAGGAAGAGACGGCGCTGCAGAAATACTGCGTCGATCTGAACACCAAATCGCGCAAGGGCGACGTGGACCCGCTGATCGGCCGCGACCAGGAAGTCGAGCGTTGCATCCAGGTGCTGTGCCGCCGGCGCAAGAACAACCCGCTCCTGGTGGGCGATCCCGGCGTGGGCAAGACCGCGATCGCCGAGGGGCTGGCGCACAAGATCGTGCATGGCGAAGTGCCGAAGGTGCTGGCCAAGACCACCATCTTTTCGCTCGACATGGGCGCGCTTCTGGCGGGCACCCGCTACCGAGGCGACTTCGAGGAGCGGCTCAAGGCCGTCATGAAGGAACTGGAGGAGCATCCGGACGCGGTTCTCTTCATCGACGAGATCCACACCGTGATCGGCGCCGGGGCCACCTCGGGGGGGGCGATGGATGCCTCAAACCTGCTGAAGCCCGCTCTCCAGGGGGGCAAGCTGCGCTGCATGGGATCGACCACCTACAAGGAGTTCCGCCAGCACTTCGAGAAGGACCGCGCGCTCAGCCGTCGCTTCCAGAAGATCGACGTGAACGAGCCGTCGGTGGATGACGCGATCAAGATCCTGCGCGGCCTGAAGCCCTATTTCGAAGAGCATCACGACATTCGCTACACCAACGACGCCATCAAGTCGGCGGTGGACCTGTCGGCCCGCTACATTCACGACCGCAAGCTGCCCGACAAGGCGATCGACGTGATCGACGAGGCAGGGGCGGCGCAGATGCTGCTGCCTGAAAGCAAGCGGCGGCGCACCATCGGCGCCAAGGACATCGAGGCGGTCGTCGCCAAGATCGCGCGCATCCCGGCCAAGAGCGTGTCCAAGGACGATGCGGCAGTGCTGAAGGATCTGGAAAAGAACCTCAAGCGGGTGGTCTTCGGCCAGGACGCCGCGATCGAGGCGCTGTCCTCGGCGATCAAGCTGGCGCGCGCCGGGTTGCGCGAGCCGGAAAAGCCGATCGGCAACTACCTGTTCGCAGGCCCCACCGGGGTCGGCAAGACCGAGGTGGCCAAGCAGCTTGCCGCCGTCATGGGCATCCATTTCGTGCGCTTCGACATGTCGGAATACATGGAGAAGCATTCGGTCAGCCGCCTGATCGGCGCCCCGCCGGGATATGTCGGCTTCGACCAGGGCGGCCTGCTGACCGACACGGTCGACCAGAACCCGCATTGCGTCCTGCTGCTGGACGAGATCGAGAAGGCGCATCCCGATGTCTACAACATCCTTCTGCAGGTGATGGACCACGGCAAGCTGACCGACCACAACGGCCGGACCACGGATTTCCGCAACGTGGTGCTGATCATGACCTCGAACGCGGGCGCGGCCGAGCTGGCCAAGAACGCCATGGGCTTCGGCCGTTCGGGCCGCGAGGGTGAGGACATGGCCGTGATCGAGCGGCAGTTCACGCCGGAATTCCGCAACCGCCTCGATGCGATCATCAGCTTCGGTCCGCTGCCGAAAGAGGTGATCATGCAGGTCGTCGAGAAGTTCGTCCTTCAACTCGAAGCGCAGCTGATGGACCGGAACGTCGCGATCGAACTGACACCGGCGGCCGCCGAATGGCTGGGCGAACGTGGCTATGACGAGAAGATGGGCGCGCGGCCGCTGGCGCGTGTGATCCAGGAGAACATCAAGAAGCCGCTGGCCGAGGAACTGCTGTTCGGCCGCCTGTCCAAGGGCGGGCTGGTCCGGGTGTCGGCCAAGGACGACAAGATCGATCTCCAGATCCAGGAGCCGGGCAAGCCGCAGCTTCCCTCGCGCAAGCCGCCGCTGCTGACCGCCGAGTAG
- the gloB gene encoding hydroxyacylglutathione hydrolase, with protein MPPEIVTIACLTDNYAYLLHDPDTGETAVVDVPEAAPILRELATRGWKAGWILITHHHHDHIEGVEELRRATGAKVVGARADAHRLPALDLAVTEGDRVTVGGLSGSVIDVSGHTIGHIAFHFPQAQAVFTADSLMALGCGRLFEGPAAMMWESLSKLAALPPETLVCSGHEYTASNARFALSIDGENAALRSRAQAVAAARETGQPTVPSRLAEELATNPFLRANDPALKAAVGMAGAPDDEVFAEIRARKDRF; from the coding sequence ATGCCCCCAGAGATTGTTACCATAGCCTGCCTGACTGACAACTACGCCTATCTGCTTCACGATCCGGACACCGGAGAGACGGCGGTCGTGGACGTGCCCGAGGCGGCGCCGATCCTGCGTGAACTCGCGACGCGCGGCTGGAAGGCCGGGTGGATTCTGATCACCCATCACCACCACGACCATATCGAGGGTGTCGAGGAATTGCGCCGCGCCACCGGCGCGAAGGTCGTCGGAGCCAGGGCCGACGCGCACCGCCTGCCCGCGCTCGACCTTGCGGTGACCGAGGGCGACCGCGTGACCGTCGGCGGCCTGAGCGGTTCGGTCATCGACGTGTCGGGCCACACGATCGGGCATATCGCCTTTCACTTTCCGCAGGCACAAGCCGTGTTCACCGCCGACAGCCTGATGGCGCTGGGATGCGGCCGGCTGTTCGAAGGCCCGGCCGCGATGATGTGGGAAAGCCTGTCCAAGCTTGCCGCCCTGCCGCCCGAGACGCTGGTCTGCTCGGGCCATGAATACACGGCGTCGAATGCGCGCTTCGCCCTCAGCATCGACGGGGAGAATGCCGCGCTCAGGTCCAGGGCGCAGGCTGTCGCGGCGGCGCGCGAGACGGGCCAGCCGACGGTTCCCTCGCGCCTGGCCGAGGAACTGGCGACAAATCCCTTCCTGCGCGCGAACGATCCTGCGCTGAAGGCCGCTGTCGGGATGGCCGGCGCCCCCGACGACGAGGTCTTTGCCGAGATCCGCGCCCGCAAGGACCGCTTCTGA
- a CDS encoding class I SAM-dependent methyltransferase, whose product MHLDVVDLRAFYYRTKLGRIAQRALQQSLRKLWPDTAHMTVAGFGFAVPFLRPFTSDARRVISLMPAQQGVMAWPQGLPNHSVLVEETAWPVATGTVDRLIVAHGLETCDRANALLEEIHRVLAPGGHVVFIVPNRSGMWARRDATPFGFGRPYSFGQVETLLRAHAFLPERHAAALYTPPSHKRFWLRTDQVWEGLGRRLDAQVLAGALLVEASKQVYATPRRGKSIMVPGPLDVLEGLTYPAPKPASGRAALSEPR is encoded by the coding sequence TTGCATCTGGACGTGGTCGATCTTAGGGCATTCTACTACCGGACCAAGCTTGGCCGTATCGCCCAGCGGGCACTTCAGCAATCCCTGCGCAAACTCTGGCCCGACACCGCGCACATGACCGTGGCGGGGTTCGGCTTCGCGGTCCCGTTCCTGCGCCCCTTCACGTCAGACGCCCGACGTGTGATATCGCTGATGCCCGCGCAGCAGGGGGTGATGGCGTGGCCGCAGGGGCTGCCCAACCATTCCGTCCTGGTCGAGGAAACCGCCTGGCCGGTGGCGACAGGGACCGTGGACCGGCTGATCGTGGCGCACGGGCTTGAAACCTGTGACCGCGCGAACGCCCTGCTTGAGGAAATCCACCGCGTGCTTGCCCCCGGCGGCCATGTCGTGTTCATCGTGCCCAACCGCTCGGGCATGTGGGCGCGGCGCGATGCGACGCCGTTCGGCTTCGGCCGGCCCTACAGCTTCGGGCAGGTGGAGACGCTCCTGCGCGCACATGCCTTCCTGCCCGAGCGGCACGCCGCAGCACTTTATACCCCCCCTTCCCACAAGCGGTTCTGGCTGCGCACGGACCAGGTCTGGGAGGGGCTGGGCCGCAGGCTGGATGCGCAGGTGCTGGCGGGCGCGCTTCTGGTCGAAGCGTCCAAGCAGGTCTACGCGACGCCCCGGCGCGGCAAGTCCATCATGGTGCCGGGACCGCTCGACGTTCTGGAGGGGCTGACATACCCCGCGCCCAAGCCCGCCTCGGGCCGGGCGGCGCTGTCGGAGCCGCGATAG
- a CDS encoding F0F1 ATP synthase subunit delta, with the protein MSDTASFTSGISGRYATALFELAREAGSIDAVEADLNALEAALAESDDLRALISSPIYSREQQAQAMRAVAAKMGLGDLVANTVSLMAAKRRLFALPQTIAGVKGLIAQERGEVTAEVKAAKALTEAQAAALAEALREAVGKDVVIKTTVDESLIGGLVVKLGSRMIDTSIRAKLSKLQNAMKEVG; encoded by the coding sequence GTGTCTGACACAGCTTCTTTCACTTCGGGCATATCAGGGCGTTACGCGACCGCCCTGTTTGAACTGGCCAGGGAGGCCGGCAGCATCGATGCCGTCGAGGCGGATCTGAACGCACTCGAGGCTGCGCTTGCCGAAAGCGACGACCTGCGGGCGCTGATCTCCTCGCCGATCTACAGCCGGGAACAGCAGGCGCAGGCCATGCGCGCCGTCGCTGCGAAGATGGGTCTTGGCGATCTGGTCGCCAACACCGTGTCGCTGATGGCCGCCAAGCGCCGCCTTTTCGCGCTGCCGCAGACCATTGCCGGCGTGAAGGGGCTCATCGCGCAAGAGCGCGGGGAAGTCACCGCCGAGGTGAAGGCCGCCAAGGCCCTGACCGAGGCGCAGGCGGCCGCGCTTGCCGAGGCCCTGCGCGAGGCGGTGGGCAAGGATGTCGTGATCAAGACGACCGTCGATGAAAGCCTCATCGGCGGTCTTGTCGTCAAATTGGGCTCGCGCATGATCGACACGTCGATCCGGGCGAAGCTGTCGAAACTGCAAAACGCGATGAAAGAGGTCGGATAA
- the atpA gene encoding F0F1 ATP synthase subunit alpha produces MAIQAAEISAILKEQIKNFGQEAEVAEVGRVLSVGDGIARVFGLDNIQAGEMVEFPGGIRGMALNLEVDNVGIVIFGSDREIGEGDVVKRTNSIVDVPVGKGLLGRVVDALGNPIDGKGPIEATERRVADVKAPGIIPRKSVHEPMATGLKAIDALIPIGRGQRELIIGDRQTGKSAVALDAVLNQKSVNASDDESKKLYCVYVAIGQKRSTVAQLVKKLEETGAMEYSIVVAATASEPAPMQYLAPYSATAMAEYFRDNGMHALAIYDDLSKQAVAYRQMSLLLRRPPGREAYPGDVFYLHSRLLERSAKLNEDNGSGSLTALPIIETQAGDVSAYIPTNVISITDGQIFLETELFYQGIRPAVNTGLSVSRVGSSAQTKAMKSVAGSIKLELAQYREMAAFAQFGSDLDAATQRLLNRGARLTELLKQPQYAPLTNAEQVIVIYAGTKGYLDKMPVNAVSRFEKGLLNHLRTNCKDLLDDITNNDRKVSGDLEEAIKAALDAFAKDFA; encoded by the coding sequence ATGGCGATCCAAGCTGCAGAGATTTCTGCGATCCTCAAGGAGCAGATCAAGAATTTCGGCCAGGAAGCAGAGGTCGCCGAAGTTGGCCGCGTGCTGAGCGTGGGCGACGGTATCGCCCGCGTCTTCGGCCTGGACAACATCCAGGCCGGCGAGATGGTCGAGTTCCCCGGCGGCATCCGCGGGATGGCGCTGAACCTGGAAGTCGACAACGTCGGCATCGTGATCTTCGGCTCGGACCGCGAGATCGGCGAAGGCGATGTCGTCAAGCGCACGAACTCCATCGTGGACGTGCCCGTCGGCAAGGGGCTGCTGGGCCGTGTCGTGGACGCGCTGGGCAACCCGATCGACGGCAAGGGCCCGATCGAGGCGACCGAGCGCCGCGTCGCTGACGTGAAGGCGCCCGGCATCATCCCCCGCAAGTCGGTGCACGAGCCGATGGCGACCGGCCTGAAGGCGATCGACGCGCTTATCCCGATCGGCCGTGGCCAGCGCGAACTGATCATCGGCGACCGTCAGACCGGCAAGTCGGCCGTTGCTCTCGACGCCGTGCTGAACCAGAAATCGGTGAACGCGTCCGACGACGAAAGCAAGAAGCTCTACTGCGTCTACGTCGCGATTGGCCAGAAGCGCTCGACCGTGGCGCAGCTGGTCAAGAAGCTCGAGGAAACCGGTGCGATGGAATACTCCATCGTCGTGGCCGCCACCGCATCCGAGCCGGCGCCGATGCAGTACCTCGCGCCCTATTCCGCGACCGCGATGGCCGAGTATTTCCGCGACAACGGCATGCACGCGCTGGCGATTTATGACGACCTGTCCAAGCAGGCCGTGGCCTACCGCCAGATGTCGCTGCTGCTGCGCCGTCCGCCGGGCCGCGAAGCCTATCCGGGCGACGTGTTCTACCTTCACTCGCGCCTGCTGGAGCGGTCGGCCAAGCTGAACGAGGACAACGGCTCGGGCTCGCTGACCGCGCTTCCGATCATCGAGACGCAGGCGGGCGACGTGTCCGCCTACATCCCGACCAACGTGATCTCGATCACCGACGGCCAGATCTTCCTGGAAACCGAACTGTTCTACCAGGGCATCCGCCCCGCCGTGAACACCGGTCTGTCGGTTTCGCGCGTGGGCTCCTCGGCGCAGACCAAGGCGATGAAGTCGGTTGCCGGCTCGATCAAGCTGGAACTGGCGCAGTACCGCGAGATGGCGGCCTTCGCGCAGTTCGGCTCGGACCTCGACGCCGCGACCCAGCGCCTGCTGAACCGCGGTGCGCGCCTGACCGAGCTGCTGAAGCAGCCGCAATACGCGCCGCTGACCAACGCCGAGCAGGTCATCGTGATCTATGCGGGGACCAAGGGCTATCTCGACAAGATGCCGGTTAACGCCGTCAGCCGCTTCGAGAAGGGCCTGCTCAACCACCTGCGCACGAACTGCAAGGATCTTCTGGACGACATCACCAACAACGACCGCAAGGTTTCGGGTGATCTCGAAGAGGCGATCAAGGCGGCGCTCGACGCTTTTGCGAAAGATTTCGCCTGA